A genome region from Christensenella minuta includes the following:
- a CDS encoding ATP-binding cassette domain-containing protein has product MKTELLRVEFLCKFFHQDMILDHVTFNVFEGETLAILGANGAGKTPLVRILGGILQKDTGELFFREEPLFDYSLEKAQALGIHIVQHCGRIADSLTVAENICIPARPRGWINHRKIAARAKALMGLVGLARSPYALTGDLCASEKSLVELAAVLNLGPRLLIFDEPPLPYSGSLGQKILNVIAHLKAKGSSVIYVTDNIRDALQVADRILVLRDGIAAGIFDRQSPYFNPRDLLTVMAGKGGGTQAYEPARRDDVIMEVRDLSCRVLHDINFHIYRGEILGIVGPMDSNKSMLLQLLYGFVRRTRGTILIDGEAVHIRSPKDAVRLGISYFTSMKEKSHLLPGLTVMENITLAAARRVSSLGWIKPHIEKHYAASLLEAFSIPPSLLSVVTGRLSSGLRQKIQFIQCLAAKPRIMLLYEPTNGIDLETKKEIREGIKRMAAEGCTFVVVSSNMQESLGICDRFLVLSGGAIKGELSKPEAEQSKIIELMQK; this is encoded by the coding sequence TTGAAAACTGAATTGCTTCGCGTTGAGTTTTTATGCAAATTTTTTCACCAGGATATGATCCTCGACCATGTTACATTCAATGTGTTTGAAGGCGAAACGCTCGCAATCCTCGGCGCGAACGGCGCGGGAAAGACGCCGCTCGTGAGAATCCTCGGCGGGATCCTTCAAAAGGATACGGGCGAGCTTTTTTTCCGTGAAGAGCCTCTTTTCGACTATTCGCTCGAAAAAGCGCAGGCCCTCGGCATTCATATCGTGCAGCATTGCGGACGGATCGCCGATTCCCTTACGGTCGCCGAAAATATATGTATCCCCGCACGGCCCCGGGGCTGGATCAACCACCGTAAAATTGCCGCCCGGGCAAAAGCGCTGATGGGGCTTGTCGGCCTTGCGCGAAGCCCCTATGCACTGACCGGGGACCTGTGCGCTTCTGAAAAATCGCTCGTTGAGCTGGCGGCGGTTTTGAATCTTGGGCCGCGCCTGTTGATTTTTGACGAACCGCCCCTGCCTTATTCCGGTTCTCTGGGCCAAAAAATCCTTAATGTGATCGCCCACCTGAAGGCAAAGGGCTCTTCCGTCATCTATGTTACGGATAACATCCGAGACGCTCTGCAGGTCGCCGACAGGATCCTTGTGCTGCGCGACGGGATCGCCGCGGGGATTTTTGACAGGCAGAGCCCTTATTTTAATCCCCGGGACCTTTTGACCGTAATGGCAGGCAAAGGCGGAGGAACGCAGGCATACGAACCCGCGCGCCGGGACGACGTGATTATGGAGGTCAGGGACCTTTCCTGCCGCGTCCTCCATGATATCAATTTTCATATTTACCGCGGCGAGATCCTTGGCATCGTGGGGCCAATGGATTCCAACAAAAGCATGCTGCTCCAACTGCTTTACGGATTTGTCCGCAGGACCAGGGGAACCATCCTGATCGACGGTGAGGCCGTCCATATCCGTTCTCCCAAAGACGCCGTACGGCTGGGCATTTCTTACTTTACTTCGATGAAGGAAAAATCACACCTGTTGCCCGGTCTGACCGTAATGGAAAACATTACCCTTGCCGCGGCAAGGCGCGTCAGCAGCCTGGGGTGGATCAAACCGCACATCGAAAAGCATTATGCCGCAAGCCTGCTGGAGGCGTTCTCCATCCCCCCTTCCCTGCTTTCCGTCGTGACCGGCAGGCTGAGCAGCGGACTGCGCCAGAAGATACAGTTTATCCAGTGCCTGGCCGCAAAGCCGCGCATCATGCTTCTCTATGAGCCGACCAACGGGATCGATTTGGAAACGAAAAAGGAAATCCGCGAAGGGATCAAGCGGATGGCAGCCGAGGGCTGTACATTCGTCGTCGTATCCTCCAACATGCAGGAAAGCCTCGGAATATGCGACCGCTTCCTGGTACTGAGCGGAGGAGCGATCAAGGGTGAGCTTTCAAAGCCCGAAGCGGAACAGAGCAAGATCATCGAATTGATGCAAAAATAA
- a CDS encoding response regulator transcription factor produces MIKTIIVDDEVWVCKLICNIVDWGSYGYEVVRQVYSGTEALEVIAAEKPDLVFTDIRMPGIDGLSLIREAGKINPGTKFVIISGYSDFEYAKTAIDLNVLGYLLKPVEPEDLSSLLMRLEDGVFGSAAENSNSLHEELKKSKRQFREQFMYNFLMVNPQPAYFSLEQFNRESGLACREGCFQVFQMMLDEKNGAAPTASSAIFQAITEYCYRLLKPCCFDVCVIRVNLSAVCAVNFSPADESRIRVTMEEVFHQCRNYIPDISRYSVTLGVGGAARCFSGLSESFHSAQDAVRARMILGTDRIISLGGQAASPEIKELFPPSYKNLILRYLNHTCEYSAPQATALIFEKFDKNKLTDNPGMLFRFALEFIDSLYAALAGCGVSLAGMQPQEAAKQKIESLNSIGQLKQYLTELLEAGRQLCDSQKNKTVSTIEILKNYIGEHFNEDISLSDLSSQVYLNPKYISELFKKETGVNFSDYLSAVRIEKAKGYLIDPRCRISEIASRVGYSDIKYFSKLFKKIVGVTPSEFRKLHC; encoded by the coding sequence ATGATAAAAACAATCATTGTGGACGACGAGGTTTGGGTATGCAAACTGATTTGCAATATTGTGGATTGGGGGAGTTACGGCTATGAAGTTGTAAGACAGGTATACAGCGGAACGGAGGCTCTCGAGGTGATCGCCGCGGAAAAGCCGGACCTCGTGTTTACCGACATCCGTATGCCCGGTATCGACGGCCTGAGCCTGATACGCGAGGCCGGGAAGATCAATCCAGGCACCAAATTCGTAATCATCAGCGGATACAGTGATTTTGAATACGCCAAAACCGCAATCGACCTCAATGTGCTCGGTTACCTTTTAAAACCGGTGGAACCGGAGGACCTTTCTTCCCTGCTTATGCGCCTGGAAGACGGTGTTTTCGGCAGCGCGGCGGAGAATTCCAATTCCCTTCACGAGGAGCTGAAAAAAAGCAAGCGGCAGTTCCGTGAGCAATTCATGTACAATTTCCTGATGGTCAACCCCCAGCCCGCTTATTTTTCTCTCGAACAGTTCAACAGGGAATCGGGGCTTGCCTGCCGCGAGGGGTGTTTCCAGGTATTCCAGATGATGCTGGACGAAAAAAACGGGGCCGCGCCCACTGCAAGTTCCGCCATTTTCCAGGCAATCACGGAATATTGCTACCGTCTTTTAAAACCATGCTGCTTTGACGTATGCGTGATCCGGGTCAATCTTTCCGCCGTATGCGCCGTCAATTTCTCTCCGGCGGACGAAAGCAGGATCCGCGTCACGATGGAAGAGGTCTTCCATCAATGCCGCAACTATATCCCGGATATTTCGCGCTACAGCGTAACGCTTGGCGTGGGCGGCGCAGCGCGCTGCTTTTCCGGGCTTTCCGAATCCTTCCACTCCGCGCAGGACGCGGTGCGGGCGCGGATGATCCTCGGAACGGACCGCATCATCAGCCTCGGCGGGCAGGCGGCATCCCCGGAAATCAAGGAATTGTTCCCGCCGAGCTATAAAAACCTGATCCTGCGTTACCTCAACCATACCTGCGAATACAGCGCGCCGCAGGCGACGGCGCTCATCTTTGAAAAGTTCGACAAAAACAAACTGACGGACAACCCGGGCATGCTCTTCCGCTTCGCCCTCGAATTTATCGACTCCCTCTATGCCGCCCTTGCGGGCTGCGGTGTGTCTCTTGCCGGGATGCAGCCGCAGGAAGCGGCAAAGCAAAAAATAGAGTCCCTGAACTCGATCGGGCAATTGAAACAATACCTGACGGAATTGCTTGAAGCGGGCCGCCAGCTGTGCGATTCGCAAAAAAACAAAACAGTATCCACCATCGAGATCCTCAAAAATTATATCGGGGAACATTTTAACGAAGACATCAGCCTAAGCGATCTTTCCTCACAGGTATACCTCAACCCCAAATATATCAGCGAATTGTTCAAAAAGGAAACGGGCGTCAATTTCAGCGACTACCTCTCCGCCGTACGTATCGAAAAGGCTAAGGGTTACCTGATCGATCCGCGCTGCCGTATCAGCGAGATCGCTTCTCGGGTCGGTTACAGCGACATCAAATATTTCAGCAAGCTGTTCAAGAAGATCGTTGGGGTGACTCCTTCCGAATTCAGGAAGCTGCATTGCTAA